From Delphinus delphis chromosome X, mDelDel1.2, whole genome shotgun sequence, a single genomic window includes:
- the RBM3 gene encoding RNA-binding protein 3 isoform X1 — MSSEEGKLFVGGLNFNTDEQALEDHFSSFGPISEVVVVKDRDTQRSRGFGFITFTNPEHASDAMRAMNGESLDGRQIRVDHAGKSARGTRGGAFGAYGRGRSYSRGGGDQGYGSGRYDSRPGGYGYGYGRSRDYGGRSQGGYDRYSGGNYRDNYDN, encoded by the exons ATGTCCTCTGAAGAAGGGAAGCTCTTCGTGGGAGGGCTCAACTTCAACACTGATGAGCAGGCTCTGGAAGACCACTTCAGCAGCTTCGGACCTATTTCTGAGG TGGTTGTTGTCAAGGACCGGGACACTCAGCGATCCCGGGGTTTTGGCTTCATCACCTTCACCAATCCAGAGCATGCCTCAGATGCCATGAGAGCCATGAATGGAGAG TCTCTGGACGGTCGTCAGATCCGTGTAGACCACGCGGGCAAGTCGGCCCGGGGAACAAGAGGGGGTGCCTTTGGGGCCTATGGGCGTGGTCGCAGCTACTCTAGAG GTGGTGGGGACCAGGGCTATGGAAGTGGCAGGTATGATAGCCGACCTGGAGGATATGGATATGGATATGGAAGGTCCAGAGACTATGGCGGCAG AAGCCAGGGTGGTTATGACCGCTACTCAGGAGGAAATTACAGGGATAATTATGACAACTGA
- the RBM3 gene encoding RNA-binding protein 3 isoform X2 yields MSSEEGKLFVGGLNFNTDEQALEDHFSSFGPISEVVVVKDRDTQRSRGFGFITFTNPEHASDAMRAMNGESLDGRQIRVDHAGKSARGTRGGAFGAYGRGRSYSRGGGDQGYGSGRYDSRPGGYGYGYGRSRDYGGSQGGYDRYSGGNYRDNYDN; encoded by the exons ATGTCCTCTGAAGAAGGGAAGCTCTTCGTGGGAGGGCTCAACTTCAACACTGATGAGCAGGCTCTGGAAGACCACTTCAGCAGCTTCGGACCTATTTCTGAGG TGGTTGTTGTCAAGGACCGGGACACTCAGCGATCCCGGGGTTTTGGCTTCATCACCTTCACCAATCCAGAGCATGCCTCAGATGCCATGAGAGCCATGAATGGAGAG TCTCTGGACGGTCGTCAGATCCGTGTAGACCACGCGGGCAAGTCGGCCCGGGGAACAAGAGGGGGTGCCTTTGGGGCCTATGGGCGTGGTCGCAGCTACTCTAGAG GTGGTGGGGACCAGGGCTATGGAAGTGGCAGGTATGATAGCCGACCTGGAGGATATGGATATGGATATGGAAGGTCCAGAGACTATGGCGGCAG CCAGGGTGGTTATGACCGCTACTCAGGAGGAAATTACAGGGATAATTATGACAACTGA
- the TBC1D25 gene encoding TBC1 domain family member 25, with protein sequence MATASGSSDLAGSGAPPPGGGAQAAAEEEEREVVRVRVKKCESFLPPEFRSFAVDPQITSLDVLQHILIRAFDLNGKKNFGISYLGRDRLGQEAYLSLLSDWDLSTAFATASKPYLQLRVDIRPTEDSPLLEDWDIISPKDVIGSDMLLAEKRSSLTTAALPFTQSILSQVGRTLSKVQQVLSWSYGEDVKPFKPPLSDAEFHTYLNHEGQLSRPEELRLRIYHGGVEPSLRKVVWRYLLNVYPDGLTGRERMDYMKRKSREYEQLKSEWAQRASPEDLEFIRSTVLKDVLRTDRAHPYFAGPEDGPHLRALHDLLTTYAVTHPQVSYCQGMSDLASPILAVMDHEGHAFVCFCGIMKRLAANFHPDGRAMATKFAHLKLLLRHADPDFYQYLQEAGADDLFFCYRWLLLELKREFAFDDALRMLEVTWSSLPPDPPEHEVELVGPPSLVADTGFGGHRGRPVRQRHMLRPAGGGDGAFEDAVDHLATTSQGPGGGGRLLRQASLDDLQQLRDNTGPRRDLLVQLPHPAALISSKSLSEPLLNSSDPLLSSSSHPDSPSSSSPPSTQDASPTGDMAAGSPLMPEVGSPQDPGKSLPPPPPLGLPPPQEFGRGNPFMLFLCLAILLEHRDHIMRNGLDYNELAMHFDRLVRKHHLGRVLRRAKALFADYLQSEVWDSEEGAEATAPS encoded by the exons ATGGCGACGGCCTCTGGATCCTCGGACTTGGCCGGCTCCGGAGCGCCCCCGCCTGGTGGGGGAGCCCAAGCGGCAGCTGAGGAGGAAGAGCGAGAGGTGGTGCGGGTCCGAGTCAAG AAATGTGAGAGCTTCTTGCCACCTGAGTTTCGCTCTTTTGCTGTGGACCCCCAGATCACCTCACTCGATGTGTTACAGCACATCCTCATCCGAGCCTTTGACTTGAACGG GAAGAAGAATTTTGGTATCAGCTACCTGGGCCGGGATCGGCTGGGGCAGGAAGCTTATCTCTCACTCCTGTCTGACTGGGACCTCAGCACGGCCTTCGCCACCGCCTCCAAACCTTACCTGCAGTTGCGTGTAGATATTCGGCCCACTGAGGATA GCCCGCTGCTGGAAGACTGGGACATAATCAGCCCCAAGGATGTCATTGGCTCCGACATGCTGCTGGCTGAGAAGCGGTCATCGCTGACGACAGCTGCCCTGCCCTTCACACAGTCCATCCTCTCTCAG GTGGGCCGCACCTTGTCCAAGGTCCAACAGGTGCTGAGCTGGTCATATGGGGAAGACGTCAAGCCCTTCAAGCCTCCCCTAAGCGATGCGGAGTTTCACACATACCTGAACCACGAGGGCCAGCTCTCACGCCCCGAGGAGTTGCGCCTGCGGATCTACCATGGTGGTGTTGAGCCCTCCCTGCGAAAG GTGGTGTGGAGGTACCTTCTGAACGTGTACCCAGACGGGCTGACAGGCCGTGAGCGGATGGACTACATGAAACGCAAGAGCCGCGAGTATGAGCAGCTCAAGAGCGAGTGGGCCCAGCGAGCGAGCCCCGAGGACCTGGAGTTCATCCGCAGCACGGTCCTCAAGGACGTGCTGCGTACCGACCGGGCCCACCCCTACTTCGCAGGGCCCGAGGATGGCCCACACCTGCGGGCTCTGCACGACCTGCTCACCACTTACGCCGTTACCCACCCACAGGTGTCCTACTGCCAGGGCATGAGCGACCTGGCCTCGCCCATCCTTGCCGTCATGGACCACGAGGGCCATGCCTTTGTCTGCTTTTGTGGCATCATGAAGCGCCTGGCTGCGAACTTCCACCCTGATGGCCGCGCCATGGCCACCAAGTTCGCTCACCTCAAGCTGCTGCTGAGACACGCCGACCCTGACTTCTACCAGTACTTGCAGGAAGCCGGTGCTGACGACCTCTTCTTCTGTTACCGCTGGCTGCTGCTCGAGCTCAAGCGCGAGTTCGCCTTTGATGACGCTCTCCGCATGCTGGAGGTCACCTGGAGCTCGCTGCCCCCCGACCCTCCCGAGCATGAGGTAGAGCTCGTGGGCCCCCCCAGCCTGGTGGCAGACACTGGCTTTGGGGGCCACAGGGGACGGCCCGTGCGGCAGAGGCACATGCTGAGGCCCGCCGGTGGAGGAGATGGTGCTTTTGAAGATGCTGTTGACCACTTGGCCACCACCAGCCAGGGGCCTGGTGGTGGAGGGCGTCTCCTGAGACAGGCCAGTCTGGATGACCTCCAGCAACTCAGGGATAACACAGGCCCCAGGAGGGACCTTCTGGTCCAGCTGCCCCACCCAGCTGCCCTCATCAGCTCCAAGTCTCTCTCTGAGCCCTTGCTGAACTCCTCAGACCCActgctttcctcctcttcccaccctGATTCCCCATCGTCTTCATCTCCGCCATCCACCCAGGATGCCTCTCCCACTGGTGACATGGCTGCAGGATCCCCCTTGATGCCAGAGGTGGGCTCCCCACAAGACCCTGGGAAGtccctgccacccccacccccactgggcCTGCCCCCGCCCCAGGAGTTTGGCCGAGGGAACCCATTCATGCTTTTCCTGTGCCTCGCCATCCTGCTGGAGCACCGCGACCATATCATGCGCAACGGGCTGGATTACAACGAGCTGGCCATGCACTTTGACCGCCTCGTGCGAAAACACCACCTGGGGCGCGTCCTACGCCGGGCCAAGGCTCTCTTCGCTGATTACCTGCAGTCAGAGGTGTGGGACTCAGAGGAGGGGGCCGAGGCCACAGCCCCATCTTGA
- the EBP gene encoding 3-beta-hydroxysteroid-Delta(8),Delta(7)-isomerase, translating to MTTNASPVHPYWPRHLRLDNFVPNDCPTWHLLAGLFSISGVLVVTTWLLSGHAAVIPLGTWRRLSLCWFAVCGFIHLVIEGWFSLYHEDLLGDQAILSQLWKEYAKGDSRYILNDSFMICMETITACLWGPLSLWVVIAFLRQQPLRFVLQLVVSVGQIYGDVLYFLTEHREGFQHGELGHPLYFWFYFVFLNALWLVLPGILVLDSIKQLARAQSMLDTKATKAKSKQN from the exons ATGACCACCAATGCCAGCCCCGTGCACCCATACTGGCCTCGGCACCTGAGGCTGGACAACTTTGTGCCTAATGACTGCCCCACCTGGCATCTCCTGGCTGGCCTCTTCTCCATCtctggggtcttagttgtgaccaCATGGCTGTTGTCAGGTCATGCTGCGGTCATCCCACTGGGGACTTGGCGGAGACTGTCCCTGTGCTGGTTTGCAGTGTGTGGGTTCATTCACTTGGTGATTGAGGGCTGGTTCAGCCTCTACCACGAGGACCTTCTCGGAGACCAAGCCATCTTGTCTCAACTCT GGAAAGAGTATGCCAAGGGAGACAGCCGATACATCCT GAATGATAGCTTCATGATATGCATGGAGACCATCACAGCTTGCTTGTGGGGACCACTCAGCCTATGGGTGGTGATCGCCTTTCTCCGCCAGCAGCCCCTCCGCTTTGTCCTACAGCTTGTGGTCTCTGTGG GTCAGATATACGGGGATGTGCTGTATTTCCTGACAGAGCACCGTGAGGGATTCCAGCATGGGGAGCTGGGCCACCCTCTCTACTTCTGGTTTTACTTTGTCTTCTTGAACGCCCTGTGGCTGGTGCTGCCCGGAATCCTCGTGCTTGATTCTATAAAGCAACTTGCTCGTGCCCAGAGCATGCTGGACACCAAAGCCACAAAAGCCAAGAGCAAGCAGAACTAA